The Sulfurovum riftiae sequence CCCTAACTGTAACGTTTATACCCGTAGGCCCCATTCTTTGAGCCAAGTAGGCTGCGTTTTTCAGGACAAAATATACAACAAGGGCTGTAATTGTCAGAGCTGCAAATAGCGAAGCTTCTTGGAAGACTCCGTGTGATTCCTCTTTGAAGATGAGGACGGTTGTAAAAGCCGCTGGACCAAAAAGGATTGGGATCCCAATTGGAATAACCGATATATCCTCCTTCTCGACGGCTGCATCCCTTTCTTCTTTTGTATG is a genomic window containing:
- a CDS encoding MarC family protein, whose product is FIAALVTFFAGDALLNLMGINIFSIKIFGGLILLHMAFQMLQAYPPKTKHTKEERDAAVEKEDISVIPIGIPILFGPAAFTTVLIFKEESHGVFQEASLFAALTITALVVYFVLKNAAYLAQRMGPTGINVTVR